The following coding sequences lie in one Pseudomonas sp. B33.4 genomic window:
- the gltS gene encoding sodium/glutamate symporter — protein MIQLDFYGTLVAASLVLLLGRGLVMRVGFMRSYNIPEPVAGGLVVALLLLLLRMFDIEIRFDTSLQTPLMLAFFATIGLSADFASLKKGGRIVGVFLLAVTGLLVVQNAMGIGLAKMLGLDPLMGLLTGSITLAGGHGTGAAWGTVFSEKYGLASASELAMASATFGLVLGGLIGGPVARLLIKRVQLPGCQSQDAPPRLPKGFEQPNKERSITPFSFIETLALIAVSLLAGNLLNGLLLGTAFELPTFVCVLFVGVVLRNGLSALGLYQVFEREVSVLGNVSLSLFLAIALMSLKLWDLAALALPIFIILAVQALVMALFAIFVTFRMMGRNYDAAVLAAGHCGFGLGATPTAIANMQAVTQRYGPSQIAFLVVPMVGAFFIDIINVIVIKLYLALPFFAAA, from the coding sequence ATGATTCAGCTCGATTTTTACGGAACACTTGTGGCCGCCTCGTTAGTGCTTCTGCTAGGGCGCGGGCTCGTTATGCGTGTTGGTTTCATGCGCAGTTACAATATCCCCGAACCTGTCGCGGGTGGCTTGGTAGTTGCCTTGCTTTTATTGCTGCTGCGAATGTTCGATATTGAAATTCGTTTCGATACTTCCCTGCAGACACCTTTGATGCTGGCCTTTTTTGCCACCATTGGTCTGAGCGCAGACTTTGCCAGCCTGAAGAAAGGCGGCCGCATAGTTGGGGTATTTCTCCTGGCGGTCACCGGGCTGTTGGTGGTGCAGAATGCCATGGGTATCGGCTTGGCAAAAATGCTCGGGCTTGATCCATTGATGGGGCTGCTGACCGGTTCGATCACTCTGGCGGGCGGTCATGGCACCGGTGCTGCGTGGGGTACGGTATTCAGCGAGAAGTACGGTCTGGCGTCTGCGTCGGAACTGGCGATGGCATCCGCGACGTTTGGCCTGGTGCTGGGTGGTCTGATCGGCGGACCAGTCGCGCGCTTGCTCATCAAGCGAGTGCAACTGCCCGGTTGTCAGAGTCAGGATGCGCCGCCGCGGTTGCCAAAAGGCTTCGAGCAACCAAACAAAGAACGCTCGATTACGCCGTTTTCGTTTATAGAAACACTCGCCCTGATCGCGGTCAGTTTGCTGGCGGGCAATCTGTTGAACGGTCTGCTGCTGGGGACCGCATTCGAGTTGCCAACGTTTGTTTGTGTCCTGTTTGTAGGCGTGGTGTTGCGCAACGGGCTCTCGGCGCTGGGCCTGTATCAGGTGTTCGAGCGTGAAGTGTCGGTGCTGGGTAATGTCAGCTTGTCGCTGTTTCTGGCGATTGCCCTGATGTCGCTCAAGTTGTGGGATCTGGCCGCACTGGCGTTGCCGATTTTCATCATTCTGGCTGTACAGGCGCTGGTCATGGCGTTGTTCGCGATTTTCGTGACGTTCCGGATGATGGGGCGCAACTACGACGCGGCCGTGCTGGCTGCGGGGCATTGCGGTTTTGGCCTGGGTGCCACGCCGACTGCCATTGCCAACATGCAGGCCGTGACACAGCGCTACGGTCCCTCGCAGATCGCGTTTCTGGTGGTGCCGATGGTCGGGGCGTTCTTCATCGACATCATTAATGTCATCGTCATCAAGCTGTATCTGGCTTTGCCGTTCTTCGCAGCTGCCTGA
- a CDS encoding RidA family protein: protein MTKTVITSDKAPAAIGTYSQAIKAGNTVYMSGQIPLDPKTMELVEGFEAQTVQVFENLKAVAEAAGGSFKDIVKLNIFLTDLSHFAKVNEIMGKYFDQPYPARAAIGVAALPKGSQVEMDAILVIE from the coding sequence ATGACCAAGACTGTTATCACCAGCGACAAGGCCCCGGCCGCCATCGGCACTTACTCCCAGGCGATCAAGGCCGGTAACACCGTTTACATGTCGGGTCAGATTCCTCTGGACCCAAAAACCATGGAGCTGGTTGAAGGCTTCGAAGCCCAGACCGTCCAGGTGTTCGAGAACCTCAAAGCCGTGGCCGAAGCCGCTGGCGGTTCGTTCAAGGACATCGTCAAACTGAACATCTTCCTCACCGACCTGAGCCACTTCGCCAAGGTCAACGAGATCATGGGCAAGTACTTCGACCAGCCGTACCCGGCCCGCGCCGCCATCGGCGTGGCTGCCCTGCCAAAGGGTTCGCAGGTTGAAATGGATGCCATTCTGGTCATCGAGTGA
- the pyrE gene encoding orotate phosphoribosyltransferase codes for MQAYQRDFIRFAIDRGVLRFGEFTLKSGRTSPYFFNAGLFNSGSALAQLGRFYAAAIAESGIPFDVLFGPAYKGIPLAATTAVALAEHHDRDLPWCFNRKEAKAHGEGGSLVGAPLTGDVLIIDDVITAGTAIREVMQIIASQDGAKAAGVLIALNRQERGNGELSAIQEVERDFGIPVISIVSLNQVLEFLADDPQLKQHLPAVEAYRAQFGV; via the coding sequence ATGCAAGCGTATCAGCGCGATTTCATTCGTTTTGCCATCGATCGCGGCGTTTTGCGCTTCGGTGAGTTCACCCTGAAGTCCGGGCGCACCAGTCCTTACTTCTTCAATGCCGGCCTGTTCAACTCGGGTTCGGCCCTGGCGCAGCTGGGGCGTTTCTACGCGGCAGCCATCGCTGAGAGCGGCATTCCTTTCGACGTTCTGTTCGGTCCGGCCTACAAAGGTATCCCGTTGGCGGCGACCACCGCTGTGGCACTGGCCGAGCACCACGACCGTGATCTGCCGTGGTGCTTCAACCGCAAAGAAGCCAAGGCCCACGGCGAAGGCGGCAGCCTGGTCGGCGCGCCGCTGACTGGCGACGTGCTGATCATCGACGACGTGATCACCGCCGGTACCGCAATCCGCGAGGTGATGCAGATCATCGCTTCGCAGGATGGCGCCAAGGCGGCCGGCGTGCTGATCGCCCTGAACCGTCAGGAGCGTGGCAACGGCGAGTTGTCGGCGATCCAGGAAGTCGAGCGCGACTTCGGCATTCCGGTGATCAGCATTGTTTCGCTGAATCAGGTGCTGGAATTCCTCGCCGATGATCCGCAGCTCAAGCAACACCTGCCGGCCGTAGAAGCTTATCGCGCCCAGTTCGGCGTCTGA
- the rph gene encoding ribonuclease PH gives MKRPSGRAADQLRSIRITRNYTKHAEGSVLVEFGDTKVICTISVENGVPRFLKGQGQGWLTAEYGMLPRATGERNQREASRGKQGGRTLEIQRLIGRSLRAALDMSKLGDVTLYVDCDVIQADGGTRTASITGAMVALVDALKVIKKRGGLKGGDPLKQMIGAVSVGMYQGEAVLDLDYLEDSAAETDLNVVMTSTGGFIEVQGTAEGAPFQPEDLNAMLELAKQGMNEIFELQKAALAD, from the coding sequence ATGAAACGTCCAAGTGGTCGCGCTGCCGATCAGCTCCGCTCGATCCGCATTACCCGCAACTACACCAAGCACGCCGAAGGTTCGGTGCTGGTCGAATTCGGTGATACCAAAGTCATCTGCACCATCAGCGTCGAAAACGGCGTGCCGCGCTTCCTCAAGGGCCAGGGCCAGGGTTGGCTGACCGCCGAGTACGGCATGCTGCCGCGCGCCACTGGCGAGCGTAACCAGCGTGAAGCGAGTCGTGGCAAGCAGGGCGGTCGCACTCTGGAAATCCAGCGCCTGATCGGCCGTTCCCTGCGCGCTGCGCTGGATATGTCCAAGCTGGGTGATGTCACCCTCTATGTCGACTGCGATGTGATCCAGGCTGACGGCGGTACTCGTACCGCTTCCATTACCGGCGCCATGGTTGCACTGGTTGATGCGTTGAAAGTGATCAAGAAGCGCGGCGGCCTTAAAGGCGGTGATCCGCTCAAGCAAATGATCGGTGCGGTATCGGTCGGCATGTATCAGGGCGAGGCTGTGCTGGATCTGGACTATCTTGAAGATTCCGCAGCCGAGACTGACCTCAACGTGGTGATGACCAGCACCGGTGGTTTCATCGAAGTACAGGGCACCGCTGAAGGCGCGCCTTTCCAGCCTGAAGACTTGAACGCCATGCTGGAACTGGCCAAGCAAGGCATGAACGAAATTTTCGAACTGCAAAAGGCTGCACTGGCCGACTGA
- the rpoZ gene encoding DNA-directed RNA polymerase subunit omega, with translation MARVTVEDCLNHVENRFELVMLSTKRARQLATGGKEPLVQWENDKPTVVALREIAEGLMSYEFIAEQEIVHEDPVFAAFEDESNEAV, from the coding sequence ATGGCCCGCGTAACCGTTGAAGACTGCCTGAACCACGTGGAAAACCGTTTTGAGCTGGTCATGCTCTCTACCAAACGTGCCCGTCAACTGGCCACCGGCGGCAAAGAGCCACTGGTTCAGTGGGAAAACGACAAACCGACCGTTGTTGCCCTGCGTGAAATCGCTGAAGGCCTGATGAGCTACGAGTTCATCGCCGAGCAGGAAATCGTCCACGAAGACCCGGTCTTCGCTGCGTTCGAGGACGAGTCCAACGAGGCCGTCTAA
- a CDS encoding YicC/YloC family endoribonuclease, with amino-acid sequence MVHSMTAFARVEKAGAQGTLSWELRSVNSRYLEPHLRLPESFRDLEGAVREALRQGLSRGKLECTLRFTEESTGKTLQVDRERAAQLVAAAETVAGLIKNPGALNPLEVLAWPGVLVGDASDPQALNADALALFNQGLKELKAGREREGAELARLINERLTSIEEDVVTLRELVPQMLATQRQKVLDRFTDMKAELDPQRLEQEMVMLAQKSDVAEELDRLSTHIIEVRRVLKSGGAAGRRLDFLMQELNREANTLGSKAFDPRSTQAAVNLKVLIEQMREQVQNIE; translated from the coding sequence ATGGTGCACAGCATGACCGCCTTCGCCCGCGTCGAAAAAGCCGGCGCCCAGGGCACACTGAGCTGGGAACTGCGCTCGGTCAACAGCCGCTATCTGGAACCGCACCTGCGCCTGCCGGAGTCGTTTCGCGACCTCGAAGGCGCGGTGCGTGAAGCGCTGCGTCAGGGCCTGTCGCGAGGCAAACTGGAATGCACCCTGCGTTTCACCGAAGAAAGCACCGGCAAAACGCTGCAAGTCGATCGCGAGCGCGCCGCGCAGTTGGTCGCTGCGGCCGAGACCGTTGCCGGCCTGATCAAGAATCCTGGCGCACTGAACCCGCTCGAGGTGCTGGCCTGGCCTGGCGTCCTGGTCGGTGATGCGAGCGACCCGCAAGCACTGAATGCCGACGCACTGGCCCTGTTCAATCAAGGCTTGAAAGAGTTGAAGGCCGGCCGCGAGCGCGAAGGCGCGGAGCTGGCACGCTTGATCAACGAGCGCCTGACCTCTATCGAAGAAGACGTCGTGACCCTGCGTGAACTGGTGCCGCAAATGCTCGCCACTCAGCGTCAGAAGGTCCTCGACCGCTTCACCGATATGAAGGCCGAACTGGATCCGCAACGCCTCGAACAGGAAATGGTCATGCTCGCGCAAAAGAGCGACGTGGCCGAAGAACTGGATCGCCTGAGCACCCACATCATCGAAGTGCGCCGGGTGCTCAAGTCCGGCGGAGCAGCCGGGCGTCGCCTCGACTTCCTGATGCAGGAGCTCAACCGCGAAGCCAACACACTGGGCTCCAAAGCCTTCGACCCGCGCAGCACCCAGGCCGCCGTCAACCTCAAGGTGTTGATCGAGCAGATGCGCGAACAAGTGCAGAATATTGAGTAA
- a CDS encoding DUF4870 domain-containing protein, giving the protein MSDEQELLPKPSQEVRQWAMFCHLSALLGIWIPFGNLIGPLILWQMKRETDPFIDAQGKEALNFQITVAIASLICFLLMVLIIGFFLLGILAIGALVLTIIAGVKANEGFPYRYPFTWRLIK; this is encoded by the coding sequence ATGAGTGACGAGCAAGAGCTGCTGCCCAAGCCGAGCCAAGAGGTTCGCCAATGGGCAATGTTTTGTCACTTGTCCGCCTTGCTGGGGATCTGGATTCCGTTCGGCAATCTGATCGGACCATTGATCCTTTGGCAGATGAAGCGCGAGACAGATCCGTTCATCGATGCGCAGGGCAAGGAGGCGTTGAATTTTCAGATCACCGTCGCCATCGCCTCGTTGATTTGCTTCCTGCTGATGGTTCTGATCATCGGGTTCTTCCTGCTGGGGATACTGGCGATCGGCGCGCTGGTTTTGACGATCATCGCCGGTGTGAAAGCCAATGAAGGTTTTCCTTACCGATATCCGTTTACCTGGCGGCTGATCAAATAA
- the gmk gene encoding guanylate kinase, which produces MTHSTGTLYIISAPSGAGKSSLVKALTDADAQIRVSVSHTTRAMRPGEVDGVNYHFVSREAFVKMGEHGDFLERAEVFGNFYGTSQSRLQQTLDEGHDLILEIDWQGAEQVRKLMPQARSIFILPPSLQALHQRLTNRGQDSDEIIDGRMREAVSEMSHYVEYDYLIINDDFAHALDDLKAIFRANQLQQKRQQQRFGKLLAELLG; this is translated from the coding sequence ATGACCCACAGCACCGGCACCCTGTACATCATTTCCGCGCCATCCGGCGCGGGCAAGAGCAGTCTGGTCAAGGCTTTGACCGACGCCGACGCGCAAATCCGCGTTTCGGTCTCGCACACCACCCGCGCCATGCGACCGGGTGAAGTGGACGGCGTGAACTATCACTTCGTCTCACGCGAAGCGTTCGTGAAAATGGGCGAGCACGGCGACTTCCTCGAACGCGCCGAAGTCTTCGGCAACTTCTACGGCACCTCGCAAAGCCGCCTGCAGCAGACGCTGGACGAAGGTCACGACCTGATTCTTGAAATCGACTGGCAAGGCGCCGAGCAAGTGCGCAAGTTGATGCCGCAGGCACGCTCGATCTTCATCCTGCCGCCGTCGCTTCAGGCCCTGCACCAACGCCTGACCAACCGCGGTCAGGACAGCGACGAGATCATCGACGGCCGGATGCGCGAAGCGGTCAGCGAAATGAGTCACTATGTCGAGTACGACTACCTGATCATCAACGACGATTTCGCCCACGCGCTGGATGATCTGAAGGCGATTTTCCGCGCCAATCAGCTGCAACAGAAACGCCAACAGCAGCGTTTCGGCAAATTGCTGGCTGAGTTGCTGGGTTAA
- the spoT gene encoding bifunctional GTP diphosphokinase/guanosine-3',5'-bis pyrophosphate 3'-pyrophosphohydrolase, whose translation MPSIDALADRLSTYLGNDQVNLVRRAYFYAEQAHDGQRRRSGEAYVTHPLAVANILADMHMDHQSLMAAMLHDVIEDTGIAKEALQAQFGETVAELVDGVSKLTQMNFETKAEAQAENFQKMAMAMARDIRVILVKLADRLHNMRTLEVLSGEKRRRIAKETLEIYAPIANRLGMHAIRIEFEDLGFKAMHPMRSARIYQAVKRARGNRKEIVNKIEESLGHCLAIDGIQGEVSGRQKHLYGIYKKMRGKRRAFNEIMDVYAFRIIVDKVDTCYRVLGAVHNLYKPLPGRFKDYIAIPKANGYQSLHTTLFGMHGVPIEIQIRTREMEEMANNGIAAHWLYKSSGDEQPKGTHARARQWVKGVLEMQQRAGNSLEFIESVKIDLFPDEVYVFTPKGRIMELPKGSTAVDFAYAVHTDVGNSCIACRINRRLAPLSEPLQSGSTVEIVSAPGARPNPAWLNFVVTGKARTHIRHALKLQRRSESISLGERLLNKVLNGFDSSLEKIPAERVKAMLTEYRLELIEDLLEDIGLGNRMAYVVARRLLGEGEQLPSPEGPLAIRGTEGLVLSYAKCCTPIPGDPIVGHLSAGKGMVVHLDNCRNISEIRHNPEKCIQLSWAKDVTGEFNVELRVELEHQRGLIALLASSVNAADGNIEKISMDERDGRISVVQLVVSVHDRVHLARVIKKLRALTGVIRITRMRA comes from the coding sequence ATGCCGAGCATAGACGCCCTCGCCGATCGCTTATCGACCTACCTCGGCAACGACCAGGTCAACCTGGTCCGCCGAGCGTATTTCTACGCCGAACAAGCCCATGACGGTCAGCGCCGTCGCAGCGGCGAGGCGTACGTCACGCATCCTCTTGCCGTGGCCAATATTCTTGCCGACATGCACATGGACCATCAGAGCCTGATGGCCGCGATGCTGCATGACGTGATCGAAGACACCGGTATCGCCAAAGAAGCGCTGCAAGCGCAGTTCGGTGAAACCGTGGCCGAACTGGTCGACGGGGTCAGCAAACTGACCCAGATGAATTTCGAGACCAAGGCCGAAGCCCAAGCCGAAAACTTCCAGAAAATGGCCATGGCCATGGCGCGCGACATTCGCGTGATCCTGGTCAAGCTTGCCGACCGCCTGCACAACATGCGCACGCTGGAAGTGCTGTCCGGCGAAAAACGCCGCCGGATCGCCAAGGAAACCCTCGAAATCTATGCGCCCATCGCCAACCGGCTGGGCATGCATGCGATCCGCATCGAATTCGAAGACCTTGGTTTCAAGGCCATGCACCCGATGCGTTCCGCGCGGATCTACCAGGCGGTCAAACGCGCCCGGGGCAACCGCAAGGAAATCGTCAACAAGATCGAAGAATCCCTTGGCCATTGCCTCGCTATCGACGGCATCCAGGGCGAAGTCAGCGGTCGGCAGAAACACCTCTACGGCATCTACAAGAAAATGCGCGGCAAGCGTCGGGCCTTCAACGAGATCATGGACGTCTACGCGTTCCGGATCATCGTCGACAAGGTCGATACCTGCTACCGCGTGCTGGGCGCTGTTCATAATTTGTACAAACCGTTGCCGGGGCGTTTCAAGGATTACATCGCGATCCCCAAGGCCAACGGCTATCAGTCGCTGCACACCACGCTGTTCGGCATGCACGGCGTACCGATCGAGATTCAGATCCGTACCCGCGAAATGGAAGAGATGGCCAACAACGGCATCGCCGCCCATTGGCTGTACAAATCCAGCGGTGACGAGCAGCCGAAAGGCACTCACGCCCGTGCCCGCCAGTGGGTCAAAGGCGTGCTGGAAATGCAGCAACGTGCCGGCAACTCGCTGGAATTCATCGAGAGCGTGAAGATCGACCTGTTCCCGGACGAGGTCTACGTGTTCACACCCAAAGGCCGGATCATGGAGCTGCCGAAAGGCTCCACGGCGGTCGACTTTGCCTACGCGGTACACACCGACGTAGGTAACAGCTGCATCGCTTGCCGGATCAACCGTCGTCTCGCACCGCTGTCCGAACCGCTGCAAAGCGGCTCCACGGTCGAGATCGTCAGCGCCCCCGGCGCACGGCCGAACCCGGCGTGGCTCAACTTCGTCGTCACCGGCAAGGCGCGCACGCACATCCGCCATGCGCTGAAACTGCAACGTCGCTCCGAGTCCATCAGCCTCGGCGAACGCCTGCTGAACAAGGTACTCAACGGTTTCGACAGTTCGCTGGAGAAGATCCCGGCCGAACGCGTCAAGGCGATGCTCACCGAGTACCGCCTCGAACTGATCGAAGACTTGCTCGAAGACATTGGCCTCGGCAACCGCATGGCTTACGTCGTTGCCCGCCGCCTGCTCGGCGAAGGCGAACAACTGCCAAGCCCGGAAGGCCCGCTGGCGATTCGCGGTACCGAAGGTCTGGTGCTGAGCTACGCCAAGTGCTGCACGCCGATCCCGGGCGACCCGATTGTCGGGCACCTGTCGGCGGGCAAAGGCATGGTCGTGCACCTCGACAACTGCCGCAACATCAGCGAAATCCGGCATAACCCGGAAAAATGCATCCAGCTCTCGTGGGCCAAGGATGTCACCGGCGAATTCAACGTCGAACTGCGTGTCGAGCTGGAACACCAGCGCGGCCTGATCGCCCTGCTCGCCAGCAGCGTCAACGCGGCTGACGGCAATATCGAGAAAATCAGCATGGACGAACGCGATGGTCGCATCAGCGTTGTCCAGTTGGTGGTCAGCGTTCACGACCGTGTGCACCTGGCCCGCGTGATCAAGAAGCTGCGCGCCCTGACCGGGGTGATCCGCATCACCCGCATGCGTGCATAA
- a CDS encoding exodeoxyribonuclease III, giving the protein MRIISVNVNGIQAAVERGLLSWLQAQNADVICLQDTRASAFELDDPAFQLDGYFLYACDAEVPAQGGVALYSRLQPKAVISGLGFETADRYGRYLQADFDKVSIATLLLPSGMNGDEDLNQKFKLMDDFGKYLDKQRRKRREYIYCGSLYVAQQKLDIKNWRDSQQSPGFLAPERAWMDEIVGNMGYVDALREVSREGDQYSWWPDNEQAEMLNLGWRFDYQILTPGLRRFVRSARLPRQPRFSQHAPLIVDYDWTLTI; this is encoded by the coding sequence ATGCGGATCATCAGTGTGAACGTCAATGGTATTCAGGCTGCAGTCGAGCGTGGTTTGCTCAGTTGGCTGCAAGCACAGAATGCCGACGTCATCTGCCTGCAGGACACCCGTGCCTCCGCCTTTGAACTGGATGACCCAGCCTTCCAACTGGATGGCTACTTCCTTTATGCCTGCGATGCTGAAGTCCCTGCCCAAGGCGGCGTGGCTTTGTATTCGCGGTTGCAACCGAAGGCTGTCATCAGCGGTCTCGGTTTCGAGACGGCCGACCGCTACGGGCGCTACCTGCAAGCAGATTTCGACAAAGTCAGTATTGCCACCTTGCTGCTCCCTTCGGGGATGAACGGCGATGAGGACTTGAACCAGAAGTTCAAGCTCATGGACGATTTCGGCAAGTACCTGGACAAACAGCGACGCAAACGTCGCGAGTACATTTATTGTGGCTCGCTGTACGTGGCGCAGCAGAAGCTCGACATCAAGAACTGGCGCGACAGCCAGCAATCCCCGGGCTTCCTGGCGCCAGAACGCGCCTGGATGGACGAGATTGTCGGCAACATGGGTTATGTCGATGCCCTGCGCGAAGTCAGCCGTGAAGGTGACCAGTACAGCTGGTGGCCGGATAACGAACAGGCCGAGATGCTCAATCTGGGCTGGCGTTTCGATTACCAGATCCTGACCCCGGGCTTGCGACGCTTCGTGCGCAGTGCACGTCTGCCACGTCAGCCACGGTTCTCGCAGCACGCGCCGTTGATAGTCGACTACGACTGGACGCTGACCATCTAA